A stretch of Fundicoccus culcitae DNA encodes these proteins:
- the radA gene encoding DNA repair protein RadA, with product MAKKKVMFECMACGYESPKWLGKCPNCGAWNQMEEQLVAPTVSATSPIHITTSRKKTSSHAVTLDQITLSSEERMATDFQEFDRVLGGGVVQGSLVLIGGDPGIGKSTLLLQVSMQLARQHTVLYVSGEESLTQIKMRASRLGTDADKFYLLSETDLSTIASEIQRIEPTIVVIDSIQTMNVPEHTGTAGGAGQLRVATSILMRIAKENQIAIFIVGHVTKEGNIAGPRMLEHMVDTVLYFEGERHNRFRMLRAVKNRFGSTNELGVFEMMDIGLQEVLNPSELFLEERIVGAVGSTVVAALEGTRTILAEVQSLMTPTVYGNAKRTASGIDYQRVSLLLAVMEKHCGLLLQNQDAFFKITGGIKLDEPAIDLAIAVSIASSYWNHPTNIDDCFIGEIGLTGEIRRVSQIKERIKEVQKLGFKRVFIPKNNFAQLDKMESLEIIPVATIKEAIYKIFPQVG from the coding sequence TTGGCAAAAAAGAAAGTCATGTTCGAATGTATGGCCTGTGGTTATGAATCACCCAAGTGGCTAGGTAAGTGTCCCAATTGTGGTGCCTGGAATCAAATGGAAGAACAACTTGTGGCTCCCACCGTTAGTGCAACGTCACCTATTCACATTACAACTTCGCGAAAAAAGACCTCTAGTCATGCTGTTACCTTAGACCAGATTACCCTATCTTCAGAAGAACGAATGGCGACGGATTTTCAGGAATTTGATCGTGTGCTAGGTGGGGGTGTCGTTCAAGGGTCATTAGTATTGATTGGGGGCGATCCTGGTATAGGGAAATCCACCTTATTGTTACAAGTTTCCATGCAGCTTGCCAGACAACATACCGTCCTTTATGTCTCGGGCGAAGAAAGTCTCACGCAGATTAAAATGCGTGCTAGTCGTTTAGGCACCGACGCAGATAAATTTTATTTGCTGTCGGAAACCGATCTTTCTACGATTGCGAGTGAAATTCAACGCATTGAGCCGACTATTGTAGTGATTGACTCCATTCAAACGATGAATGTTCCTGAGCATACAGGAACGGCTGGTGGTGCTGGACAACTGAGAGTGGCAACCAGTATTTTAATGCGGATTGCTAAAGAGAATCAGATTGCGATATTTATTGTTGGGCATGTGACTAAGGAAGGGAATATTGCAGGACCGCGGATGCTCGAGCATATGGTGGATACTGTTTTATATTTCGAAGGGGAGCGCCATAATCGTTTTCGGATGTTACGTGCGGTTAAAAATCGTTTTGGTTCAACGAATGAGTTGGGTGTTTTTGAAATGATGGATATTGGACTGCAAGAAGTGTTAAATCCTTCAGAATTGTTTTTAGAGGAACGGATTGTCGGTGCAGTAGGTTCAACTGTGGTGGCTGCTTTAGAAGGAACACGAACGATTTTGGCTGAGGTACAGTCACTAATGACGCCAACGGTTTATGGGAATGCTAAAAGGACAGCTAGTGGGATTGACTATCAACGGGTGTCTTTACTTTTAGCTGTTATGGAGAAGCATTGTGGCCTCTTGTTACAAAATCAAGATGCTTTTTTTAAAATTACTGGTGGAATTAAATTAGATGAACCTGCCATTGATTTAGCCATTGCGGTCAGTATCGCCTCTAGTTATTGGAATCATCCAACGAATATTGATGATTGTTTTATTGGTGAAATTGGCTTAACGGGGGAAATTAGACGGGTCAGTCAAATCAAAGAACGGATAAAGGAAGTTCAAAAATTAGGTTTTAAACGGGTATTTATTCCCAAAAATAATTTTGCCCAATTAGATAAAATGGAATCCTTGGAAATTATCCCAGTGGCAACGATAAAAGAAGCCATCTACAAAATATTTCCACAAGTTGGTTGA
- a CDS encoding dCTP deaminase/dUTPase family protein: MGTQRKRGFEVITAYEEAGINLPQRATYQSAGYDIEAAETIILPSFWKKMANYFMQGMSTMNFNQEEARALVKPTLVPTGLKAYMQDDEYLQIINRSSNPLKRFLNLPNGIGIIDADYYNNNQNEGHIHVQLINFGPFDQTIQKGDRIAQGIFASFLKTDQDKGGLEERQGGFGSSD, translated from the coding sequence ATGGGAACGCAACGTAAACGTGGATTTGAAGTGATTACAGCTTATGAGGAAGCCGGCATTAATTTGCCCCAGCGGGCTACCTATCAATCGGCGGGTTATGATATTGAAGCAGCAGAGACAATTATTTTACCTAGCTTTTGGAAAAAAATGGCCAATTATTTTATGCAAGGTATGTCAACCATGAATTTTAACCAAGAAGAAGCTAGGGCATTGGTTAAACCGACTTTAGTTCCAACGGGTTTAAAAGCTTATATGCAAGATGATGAATATCTACAAATTATTAATCGCTCCAGCAACCCCCTTAAACGTTTTTTAAATTTACCCAATGGCATTGGCATCATTGATGCAGACTATTATAATAATAATCAAAATGAAGGCCACATTCATGTGCAATTAATCAACTTTGGACCTTTTGATCAAACCATTCAGAAAGGGGATCGAATTGCACAAGGTATTTTTGCATCATTTTTAAAAACGGACCAAGATAAGGGTGGTTTAGAAGAACGCCAAGGTGGTTTTGGTTCATCGGATTAA
- a CDS encoding ABC transporter ATP-binding protein translates to MVEIKLNHIHKQYEGSDFYSVTDFTLEIKDREFIVFVGPSGCGKSTTLRMIAGLEDITKGELYIGDRLMNDVAPKDRDIAMVFQNYALYPHMTVYDNMAFGLKLRKYKKDEIKKRVDDAAEILGLTQYLDRKPAALSGGQRQRVALGRAIVRDAKVFLMDEPLSNLDAKLRVQMRAEIAKLHQRLNTTTIYVTHDQTEAMTMATRIVIMKDGFIQQIGTPSEVYDSPVNTFVAGFIGSPATNFFNVHYKDGTITNSHGIDLKVNEPHRRLLDERGYNGKDIIFGIRPEDVQTEQVFLDANPESIVNAEVVVSELLGAETMLYCKVGDTEFIARVDARDYHKPGDQIELGFNMNKAHFFDPQTEEVIRVDVEPGSTNTANTNNAVTA, encoded by the coding sequence ATGGTAGAAATTAAATTAAATCATATTCATAAACAATACGAAGGTTCAGACTTTTATTCAGTAACTGACTTCACTTTAGAAATCAAAGATCGTGAATTCATCGTTTTCGTTGGACCTTCAGGCTGTGGTAAATCAACTACATTACGTATGATTGCTGGTTTAGAAGATATTACTAAAGGCGAACTATATATTGGCGACCGTTTAATGAACGACGTAGCGCCTAAAGACCGTGATATCGCGATGGTTTTCCAAAACTATGCTTTGTATCCACATATGACGGTGTATGATAACATGGCTTTTGGTTTGAAACTTAGAAAATACAAAAAAGATGAAATCAAAAAACGTGTCGATGACGCTGCTGAAATTTTAGGCTTAACACAATACTTAGACCGTAAACCAGCTGCTCTTTCAGGGGGTCAACGTCAACGGGTGGCTTTAGGACGTGCTATTGTACGGGATGCTAAAGTGTTCTTGATGGATGAGCCGTTATCCAACTTAGATGCGAAACTACGTGTACAAATGCGGGCTGAAATTGCTAAATTGCACCAACGTTTAAATACTACGACGATTTACGTAACTCATGACCAAACAGAAGCAATGACCATGGCAACACGTATCGTTATCATGAAAGATGGTTTTATCCAACAAATTGGAACGCCATCAGAAGTTTATGATTCACCTGTTAATACATTCGTAGCTGGCTTTATCGGTTCACCTGCAACGAACTTCTTCAATGTTCACTACAAAGATGGCACAATTACTAACAGCCACGGTATTGATTTAAAAGTTAACGAACCACATAGACGTTTGTTAGACGAACGTGGATACAATGGTAAAGATATTATCTTTGGTATTCGCCCAGAAGATGTACAAACTGAACAAGTGTTCTTAGATGCTAACCCAGAATCAATCGTTAATGCTGAAGTAGTGGTATCTGAGTTACTTGGTGCCGAAACCATGCTTTACTGTAAAGTGGGTGACACTGAATTTATCGCTCGTGTTGATGCTCGTGACTACCATAAACCAGGTGACCAAATTGAATTAGGTTTCAATATGAACAAAGCGCATTTCTTTGATCCTCAAACAGAAGAAGTTATCCGTGTGGATGTTGAACCTGGTTCTACAAATACGGCTAACACCAACAATGCGGTAACCGCATAG
- a CDS encoding acetamidase/formamidase family protein: protein MRISSEHILFEMNASNPPALAVKSGSTVIFETLDCFSNTVKTENDLVSSIDFNQVNPATGPLYIEDALPGDVLKVTIDAIQLAKQGVIVTAPGLGRLADQIEKEETIVCPVTDTYIDFKGIHIPLRKMIGVIGTAPAGHGVNTGTPDTHGGNLDTTRMTEGATLYLPVNVEGALLAMGDLHASMGDGEIMGSGLEIAGEVTVTVEVLKDFNLPLPLIETEDLWITLGSAQSMETASQIAIDNMAQLIMAHSNLTLNQAGMLMSLAGNLHSSQVVNPNVTFRMELPKSAF from the coding sequence ATGAGAATTTCTAGCGAACACATCCTATTTGAAATGAACGCAAGCAATCCCCCTGCCCTAGCCGTAAAAAGCGGATCTACCGTTATTTTTGAAACACTGGATTGTTTTTCAAATACCGTCAAAACAGAAAATGATTTAGTCAGTTCCATCGATTTTAACCAGGTAAATCCAGCTACAGGTCCTTTATATATTGAAGATGCTCTGCCGGGTGATGTTCTAAAAGTTACGATTGATGCCATTCAGTTAGCTAAACAGGGGGTTATTGTCACCGCACCAGGTTTAGGTCGTCTAGCTGATCAAATTGAAAAAGAAGAAACCATTGTTTGCCCAGTAACCGATACATATATTGATTTTAAAGGTATTCACATCCCCTTACGAAAAATGATTGGCGTGATTGGTACAGCACCTGCTGGTCATGGAGTAAATACTGGAACCCCTGACACACATGGTGGTAACCTTGATACGACACGCATGACTGAAGGAGCTACCTTATACTTACCCGTCAATGTTGAAGGCGCCCTACTCGCTATGGGTGATTTACATGCTAGTATGGGTGATGGAGAAATTATGGGGTCCGGTCTTGAAATTGCAGGTGAAGTGACGGTGACGGTTGAAGTGCTTAAAGATTTTAACCTACCCCTTCCTTTAATAGAAACGGAAGACTTATGGATTACTCTAGGATCCGCTCAAAGTATGGAAACAGCCAGCCAAATCGCCATTGATAATATGGCGCAATTAATCATGGCGCACTCGAACCTTACCTTAAACCAAGCGGGTATGTTGATGTCACTGGCTGGGAATTTACACAGCTCACAAGTTGTTAATCCAAACGTTACTTTTCGCATGGAACTTCCAAAAAGTGCATTTTAG
- a CDS encoding FAD-dependent oxidoreductase — protein sequence MEKFDTIIIGFGKAGKTLANFLNKKGETVALIEQSPKMYGGTCINVACLPSKNLIIAAERKPENTDNSQYYTQAVQNKKAIISQLNQGNYHNVADLDKAQVIDGRAFFKDPHTITIKTDSNASLDVYGNKIIINTGSLPTIPEKIENLSELVKKGKPFYTSETLMDEENYPETLTIIGDGFIGLEFASMFNQFGTQVTILSHHKQSAFLAKEDTEVAEAVYTAMVSQGIKFIFEAHTVKAQAKEGQAILSYKQNEEEIDIVSEAVLVAVGRHANTQGLALENAGVEINDNQSIKINKYLQTTQDHIFAVGDVNGGPQHTYISLDDNRILQSYLYGDKSYHLDNRKQTPSATFIEPPLASVGLTEKQATAAGYQIKTAVLEVKDIPKAKIAYRTTGIYKAVVDAQTNQILGVRLFGEEAHEMINIVVTAMNANLPYTDLRDQIYTHPTMSEALNDLFGKIE from the coding sequence GTGGAAAAATTTGATACAATTATCATCGGATTTGGAAAAGCCGGCAAAACCTTGGCTAATTTTCTCAATAAAAAAGGTGAAACCGTCGCTCTAATTGAACAATCACCTAAAATGTATGGTGGAACATGTATTAATGTGGCATGTTTACCTTCAAAAAACCTCATTATTGCAGCTGAAAGAAAGCCTGAAAACACTGATAATAGCCAATATTATACACAAGCGGTTCAAAATAAAAAGGCTATTATTAGTCAACTCAATCAGGGTAACTACCACAACGTGGCCGATTTAGACAAGGCCCAAGTTATTGATGGTCGCGCCTTTTTTAAAGATCCGCATACGATTACCATCAAAACAGATAGCAATGCATCTCTGGATGTCTATGGAAATAAAATTATTATCAATACAGGATCCTTACCCACTATCCCAGAAAAGATTGAAAACCTGTCCGAATTAGTGAAAAAAGGCAAACCCTTCTATACGTCCGAAACTTTAATGGATGAAGAAAACTACCCTGAGACCTTAACCATTATTGGGGATGGTTTTATTGGTTTAGAATTTGCTTCCATGTTCAATCAATTTGGTACGCAAGTAACCATCCTATCGCATCATAAACAAAGTGCGTTTCTAGCTAAAGAAGACACAGAAGTGGCGGAAGCAGTATACACAGCTATGGTTAGTCAAGGGATTAAATTTATTTTTGAGGCTCATACTGTTAAAGCCCAGGCCAAAGAAGGTCAAGCAATCCTTAGCTACAAACAAAATGAAGAAGAAATAGACATTGTATCGGAGGCTGTTTTAGTTGCGGTCGGACGTCACGCTAATACACAGGGTTTAGCCTTAGAAAATGCTGGCGTTGAAATCAATGACAATCAATCAATTAAAATCAATAAATATCTACAAACCACCCAAGACCATATTTTTGCTGTTGGTGATGTTAATGGAGGCCCACAACATACCTACATTTCGTTAGATGATAATCGTATTTTACAAAGCTACCTTTATGGGGATAAATCGTACCATTTAGATAATCGAAAACAGACACCCTCAGCAACCTTTATAGAACCGCCTCTAGCTTCCGTCGGGCTAACTGAAAAACAAGCTACAGCAGCCGGCTATCAAATAAAAACAGCCGTCTTAGAGGTCAAAGATATTCCTAAGGCTAAAATAGCTTATCGAACAACCGGAATCTATAAAGCCGTTGTTGATGCGCAAACCAATCAGATACTAGGTGTTCGACTATTTGGGGAAGAAGCTCACGAAATGATTAATATTGTTGTAACTGCTATGAATGCCAACTTACCTTATACTGATTTACGCGACCAAATCTATACGCATCCAACGATGAGTGAAGCGTTAAATGATTTATTTGGAAAAATTGAATAG
- a CDS encoding alpha-amylase, whose translation MANSVIMQYFEWYLPDDGKHWQRLRDDAPHLAEIGITAVWMPPAFKATSSSDVGYGVYDIFDLGEFDQHGTVRTKYGTKDEYLEAINSLKEHGIKPFADVVLNHKANGDKLERFKVLKMDPNNRQVPISEPYEIEGWTNFTFPGRQGKYNDFNWHWYHFSGIDYDAKNNETGVYMILGENKGWADNDTVDSENGNFDYLMFSDIDFDHPEVRQNVRDWAKWFLETTGVEGFRLDAIKHIDADFMREFIRLVNEHMGEGFYVFGEYWNADYESKSAYLDSIDYQFDIVDVGLHMNFHTASKMGKDYDMQNIFDGSLMQEKPMSAVTFVDNHDTQRGQSLESVVEDWFKPLAYGMILLRQSGLPTVFYGDYYGVEQEDVGQASFQTVIDQLLFLRQNYAYGEEQLYFDHPHTVGFTRLGTEENPNTVAVVIANSDEGWKDMYVGQVHAGKIYVDYLNNREDKVEINADGVGHFHVNGGSIAAYVDEATLG comes from the coding sequence ATGGCAAATAGCGTAATTATGCAATATTTTGAATGGTATCTACCGGATGATGGCAAACATTGGCAGAGATTACGGGATGATGCACCTCATCTGGCTGAAATTGGTATCACAGCGGTTTGGATGCCACCGGCTTTTAAAGCAACAAGCTCATCGGATGTTGGTTATGGTGTCTATGATATTTTTGATTTAGGTGAATTTGATCAACATGGGACCGTGCGGACGAAATATGGAACGAAAGATGAATATTTAGAAGCTATTAACAGTTTGAAAGAACACGGCATAAAACCTTTTGCGGATGTGGTATTAAATCATAAAGCCAATGGGGACAAACTAGAGCGTTTTAAAGTGTTAAAAATGGATCCTAATAATCGTCAAGTACCGATTTCTGAGCCCTATGAAATAGAAGGTTGGACAAACTTCACCTTTCCAGGACGTCAAGGCAAATACAATGATTTTAATTGGCATTGGTATCATTTTTCCGGTATTGATTATGATGCGAAAAATAATGAAACTGGCGTGTATATGATTTTAGGTGAGAATAAAGGATGGGCAGATAACGATACGGTCGATTCAGAAAATGGTAATTTTGACTATTTGATGTTTTCAGATATTGATTTCGATCATCCAGAAGTTCGTCAAAATGTGAGGGATTGGGCTAAATGGTTTTTAGAAACAACCGGAGTTGAAGGTTTCCGTTTGGACGCGATTAAACATATTGATGCTGATTTTATGCGCGAATTTATTCGATTAGTTAATGAACACATGGGCGAAGGATTTTATGTGTTTGGTGAATATTGGAATGCTGATTATGAATCTAAAAGTGCTTATTTAGACAGTATTGACTATCAATTTGATATTGTAGATGTAGGCTTACATATGAATTTCCACACTGCTAGTAAAATGGGTAAAGATTACGATATGCAAAATATCTTCGATGGCTCTTTAATGCAAGAAAAGCCTATGAGTGCGGTGACTTTTGTCGATAATCATGATACCCAAAGAGGGCAGTCGTTAGAATCAGTGGTTGAAGATTGGTTTAAACCACTAGCCTATGGCATGATATTATTACGACAGTCAGGTTTACCTACGGTATTTTATGGGGATTACTATGGCGTTGAACAAGAAGATGTTGGTCAAGCAAGTTTTCAAACGGTCATTGATCAATTGTTATTTTTACGCCAAAATTATGCCTATGGTGAAGAACAACTTTATTTTGATCACCCGCATACGGTTGGCTTTACTCGCTTAGGGACGGAAGAAAATCCGAATACCGTCGCGGTTGTTATTGCAAATAGTGATGAAGGATGGAAAGATATGTATGTTGGTCAAGTGCATGCAGGTAAAATTTATGTTGACTATTTAAATAATCGTGAAGATAAAGTCGAAATAAATGCGGATGGTGTCGGGCATTTTCATGTAAATGGTGGCTCGATTGCCGCCTATGTGGATGAAGCCACTTTAGGGTAG
- the glnA gene encoding type I glutamate--ammonia ligase, translating to MKWTNESILQDAKDKDVRYIRLMFSDINGTIKNVEIPIAQLPKALDGKMMFDGSSIEGFVRIEESDMYLKPDLDTWLIFNWEEGNHIGRIARLICDVYTPEGEAFAGDPRSNLKRVLKKMGDLGFTSFNLGPEPEFFLFKLDEKGNPTKELNDHGHYFDLAPNDLAENCRRDIVLELEALGFDIEASHHEVAPGQHEIDWQYSDAVTACDNIQTFKLIVKSVARRHNLHATFMPKPIYGINGSGMHCNLSLFTEDGNAFYNPEGADELSETAMYFIGGIMKYARSFTAICNPTVNSYKRLVPGYEAPVYIAWSSKNRSPLIRIPAARGNSTRIEVRSVDPSTNPYLAMSVLLTAGLKGIEDKLTPPPAVDRNIYSMTREERLAEGVNDLPGSLREALKELKNEPLMTEALGEHIEQNFVAEKTHEYFSYQKQITEWEIEKYFTQY from the coding sequence ATGAAATGGACCAACGAATCAATACTTCAAGATGCAAAGGATAAAGATGTGAGATACATCCGTTTAATGTTCTCAGATATTAATGGAACAATTAAAAATGTTGAGATACCTATCGCACAATTACCTAAAGCGCTTGATGGAAAGATGATGTTTGATGGATCATCGATTGAAGGCTTTGTGCGTATAGAAGAAAGTGATATGTATCTAAAACCTGATTTGGACACATGGTTAATCTTCAATTGGGAAGAAGGTAATCATATTGGACGTATCGCACGCTTGATTTGTGATGTCTATACACCAGAAGGTGAAGCGTTTGCAGGTGATCCTCGTTCGAATCTTAAACGAGTTTTGAAAAAAATGGGCGATTTGGGTTTTACTTCATTTAACTTAGGACCAGAACCAGAATTCTTCCTATTTAAATTGGATGAAAAAGGCAATCCAACGAAAGAATTAAATGACCATGGTCATTATTTTGATTTAGCACCAAATGATTTGGCTGAAAACTGCCGTCGTGATATTGTATTAGAATTAGAAGCTTTAGGCTTTGATATTGAAGCAAGCCACCACGAAGTAGCGCCAGGACAACATGAGATTGACTGGCAATATTCTGATGCTGTTACAGCCTGTGATAATATCCAAACCTTTAAATTAATCGTTAAATCAGTGGCTCGTCGGCATAATTTACATGCCACTTTTATGCCAAAACCCATCTATGGTATCAATGGGTCTGGTATGCACTGCAATCTATCATTATTTACAGAAGATGGGAATGCTTTTTATAATCCAGAAGGTGCAGATGAACTGTCAGAAACAGCCATGTACTTTATTGGTGGGATTATGAAGTATGCAAGAAGTTTTACCGCCATTTGTAACCCAACCGTTAACTCTTATAAACGGTTAGTTCCTGGCTACGAAGCACCCGTTTATATTGCATGGTCATCTAAAAACCGTTCACCCTTAATTAGAATTCCTGCAGCACGTGGCAATTCAACACGTATTGAAGTACGTAGTGTGGATCCTTCAACGAACCCCTATTTAGCAATGAGTGTGTTATTAACCGCTGGTCTAAAAGGCATTGAAGATAAACTAACACCACCACCTGCAGTGGATCGTAACATCTATTCAATGACTCGTGAGGAACGTTTAGCGGAAGGAGTCAATGATTTACCCGGTTCTTTAAGAGAAGCGTTAAAAGAATTGAAAAATGAGCCTTTAATGACTGAAGCCTTGGGCGAGCATATTGAGCAAAACTTTGTTGCTGAAAAAACCCACGAATACTTCTCTTATCAAAAGCAAATCACTGAATGGGAAATAGAAAAATACTTTACTCAATACTAA
- a CDS encoding MerR family transcriptional regulator — MTEREFRRSLAVFPIGTVMELTGLTARQIRYYEEFKLIHPERTSTNRRRYSLNDVDRLLEIGDLLADGTTLKGIQKRFMQAQRDEEEEKRQQLTDQDVRRILREEIENQGGF, encoded by the coding sequence ATGACTGAGAGAGAATTCAGACGTTCACTAGCTGTATTTCCAATAGGAACCGTTATGGAATTAACAGGTTTAACAGCCAGACAAATTCGATATTATGAAGAATTTAAATTAATTCATCCGGAGCGGACATCCACCAATCGACGTCGCTACTCCTTAAATGATGTAGATCGTCTATTAGAAATTGGTGATTTACTTGCTGATGGAACGACACTAAAAGGCATTCAAAAACGGTTTATGCAGGCGCAAAGAGATGAAGAAGAGGAAAAAAGACAACAACTGACGGATCAAGATGTTCGACGTATTTTACGTGAAGAGATTGAAAACCAAGGTGGCTTCTAA
- a CDS encoding C39 family peptidase, which produces MPSNKVNLIASSISIILIVVGVYLIVRLGDLTAQNSVINADTAHFASESDLSEQANLEDFSSSSNEKSIEESETVVLEEELNFNTVLANPPEDQEASKQLINDIIAEDYNDNILLAQDDIVAAINEQNLDTEEMGALFLPENPAQSPNLQAIPQLDVPLLTQKDPEWRDVKYGNDANELMGETGCAILSLAMVHEYLSGSPVSPIDILDWSKENYYVDNHGTSWNIFGDFANQFGYGFINHGDNFYSAINAVQNGEVVVASVLPGYFTDVGHILVIRGYQNGMVYVNDPNDDPDKMYSVQGIDESVFLNEGVNYWSYTN; this is translated from the coding sequence ATGCCATCTAATAAAGTAAATCTAATCGCCTCATCCATTTCAATTATTTTAATTGTTGTTGGTGTCTATTTAATCGTACGATTAGGCGATTTAACTGCACAAAATAGTGTCATTAATGCAGATACAGCTCATTTTGCGAGCGAATCCGATTTATCAGAACAAGCAAATTTAGAGGATTTTTCCTCATCTAGTAATGAAAAAAGTATTGAAGAATCAGAAACTGTTGTTTTGGAAGAAGAGCTTAATTTTAATACGGTTTTAGCTAATCCACCGGAAGATCAAGAAGCTAGTAAGCAATTGATTAATGATATTATCGCTGAAGACTATAATGATAATATTCTATTGGCTCAAGACGATATTGTCGCTGCTATTAATGAACAAAATTTGGATACTGAAGAGATGGGGGCATTATTTCTACCTGAAAATCCAGCTCAATCGCCTAATTTACAAGCTATCCCTCAGTTAGACGTTCCCTTATTAACGCAAAAAGATCCTGAATGGCGCGATGTGAAATATGGTAATGATGCCAACGAGCTAATGGGAGAAACAGGCTGTGCCATCTTATCTTTAGCCATGGTTCATGAATATTTATCTGGTTCACCTGTGTCGCCAATCGATATTCTCGACTGGAGTAAAGAAAATTATTATGTTGACAACCATGGCACCTCATGGAATATTTTTGGTGATTTCGCTAATCAATTTGGATATGGTTTTATTAATCATGGTGATAATTTTTACTCAGCGATCAACGCTGTCCAAAACGGAGAAGTTGTTGTAGCTTCTGTTTTACCAGGCTATTTTACGGATGTTGGTCATATCTTAGTCATTCGCGGATATCAAAATGGAATGGTTTACGTGAATGATCCAAATGATGACCCTGATAAAATGTATAGTGTGCAAGGCATTGATGAATCTGTTTTTCTAAACGAAGGTGTTAACTACTGGTCATATACCAACTGA
- a CDS encoding cation diffusion facilitator family transporter, protein MSNNSKASNDPTNEASKGSFTGIIVYLILAAVKIVSGTLFNSSTMLADGLNNLTDTVSSITIFIGLRLSNRPADNNHHFGHDKYEPLASFLISLLMFTVGYDIIASGVRRFISQEFLVPDTTIIWITLASSVVLYFTYLYISRLAKKTNSLGLSSTAKDMRNDILISLSTVVSTLASTNGYPIVDTIVSIGVGLVIIKSAFEVFRDSTFILSDGFDEERIQQYKELILKHPKVIEVSGIRGRLSGQMIYLDVTIKIDGKMSVNESHHVTEEIEHALTYKYGVHDTDVHVEPI, encoded by the coding sequence ATGTCAAATAATAGTAAAGCTAGCAATGATCCCACTAATGAAGCCTCCAAAGGCTCCTTTACGGGGATCATTGTTTATTTAATTTTAGCGGCAGTCAAAATAGTATCAGGTACTTTATTTAATTCATCAACCATGTTAGCCGATGGTTTAAATAACCTTACTGATACGGTCTCATCAATTACCATTTTCATTGGTTTGCGTTTATCTAACCGTCCTGCAGATAATAATCACCATTTCGGTCATGATAAATATGAACCCTTAGCTAGTTTCTTGATTTCCTTATTAATGTTTACCGTCGGTTACGACATTATTGCTTCTGGCGTTCGTCGCTTTATTTCACAAGAATTTCTCGTTCCAGATACCACAATCATCTGGATTACACTCGCTTCATCCGTCGTTCTATATTTTACTTATTTATATATTAGTAGATTAGCCAAAAAAACGAATAGCCTTGGATTAAGCTCAACGGCTAAAGATATGCGTAATGATATTCTAATCAGTTTAAGTACTGTCGTCAGTACACTGGCCAGTACGAATGGCTACCCAATCGTTGATACCATTGTTTCGATTGGTGTTGGTTTAGTTATTATTAAATCAGCTTTTGAAGTTTTTCGTGACAGTACCTTTATTTTATCCGATGGTTTTGATGAGGAGCGTATTCAACAATATAAAGAATTAATTTTAAAACACCCAAAAGTTATTGAAGTTTCTGGAATACGTGGTCGTTTAAGTGGACAAATGATATACTTAGATGTAACCATAAAAATTGATGGGAAGATGTCTGTCAACGAATCCCATCATGTTACTGAAGAGATTGAACATGCTTTAACTTATAAATACGGGGTACATGATACGGATGTTCATGTCGAACCTATTTAA